From the Anoplopoma fimbria isolate UVic2021 breed Golden Eagle Sablefish chromosome 14, Afim_UVic_2022, whole genome shotgun sequence genome, one window contains:
- the phyhd1 gene encoding phytanoyl-CoA dioxygenase domain-containing protein 1 — translation MDLMTDRDVQKYMEDGYVVLDGLLSSQECDELRQRMSEIVDHMDVPAHCRTTFSTYHDEQLKKQGNADYFITSGDKIRFFFEKGVFDDKGEFIVPKQRSLNKVGHALHAYEPLYKKVTHSPKVQGMAKKLGLVSPVILQSMFIFKQPGFGGEVTPHQDATFLYTEPLGRVMGLWIALEDATVNNGCLWFIPGSQNSGISRRMVRTPQGTFPLTDFAGREQTHADEKFVAAPVKKGGVVLIHGEVVHRSAENTSEDSRHVYTFHLMEAQDTRWSPDNWLQPTEELPFPLLYTK, via the exons ATGGACCTTATGACGGATCGGGATGTGCAAAAG TACATGGAGGATGGATACGTGGTTCTGGACGGCCTGCTGTCCTCCCAGGAGTGCGATGAGCTGAGGCAAAGGATGTCAGAGATTGTTGACCACATGGACGTCCCGGCGCACTGCCGCACCACCTTCTCCACCTATCACGATGAGCAGCTCAAAAAACAG GGAAATGCTGACTATTTCATCACCAGTGGAGACAAGATCCGCTTTTTCTTTGAGAAGGGAGTTTTTGACGACAAAG GGGAATTCATTGTTCCAAAACAGCGGTCGCTAAATAAAGTTGGACACG CTCTACATGCCTATGAGCCGTTGTACAAAAAAGTTACACATTCACCCAAAGTCCAG ggAATGGCAAAGAAGCTGGGTCTTGTTAGTCCTGTGATACTGCAGAGCATGTTCATCTTTAAG CAACCAGGGTTTGGTGGAGAAG tgACGCCTCATCAAGATGCCACATTTCTGTACACGGAGCCCCTGGGCAGAGTAATGGGGCTGTGGATCGCCCTGGAAGATGCCACTGTTAACAACGGCTGCCTGTGGTTCATCCCGGGGTCACAAAACA GTGGCATTTCTCGCCGTATGGTGCGGACACCACAGGGCACCTTTCCCCTGACAGACTTCGCCGGTCGAGAGCAGACCCACGCAGACGAGAAGTTTGTCGCTGCACCTgttaaaaaag GTGGTGTAGTCCTGATCCACGGGGAGGTGGTGCATCGCAGTGCCGAAAACACCTCAGAGGACTCTCGCCACGTCTACACCTTCCACCTCATGGAAGCCCAGGACACCCGCTGGAGCCCCGACAACTG GTTGCAACCCACAGAAGAGCTTCCTTTCCCACTTCTCTACACAAAATGA
- the lrrc8aa gene encoding leucine rich repeat containing 8 VRAC subunit Aa — MIPITELRYFADTQPAYRILKPWWDVFTDYISIVMLMIAVFGGTLQVTQDKMICLPCKWVVNKSCETMPVPNASAAYASEPKGIQYDLDRHQYNYVDAVCYENKLHWFAKYFPYLVLLHTLIFLACSNFWFKFPRTSSKLEHFVSILLKCFDSPWTTRALSETVVEESDPKPLGKMNGSMDKKASFVSEDVEASVPMLQRTKSRIEQGIIDRSETGVLDKKEGEQAKALFEKVKKFRIHVEEGDIVYRLYIRQTIIKVIKFILIISYTAYYVRYIRFSVVCTVNIQKLTGYSTFYCAHPLATLFKILACFYISLVVVYGLICMYTLCWMVSRSLKRYSFESIREESSYSDIPDLKNDFAFMLHMIDQYDPLYSKRFAVFLSEVSENKLRQLNLNNEWTLEKLRQRITKNSQEKLELHLFMLSGIPDTVFDLVELEVLKLELIPDVTIPPIIAQLSNLREMWLYHTPAKIEAPALAFLRENLKSLHIKFTDIKEIPLWIYSLKNLSELHLTGNLSAENNRYIVIDGLRELKRLKVLRLKSNLTKLPQVVTDVGVHLQKLSINNEGTKLMVLNSLKKMVNLTELELVRCDLERIPHSIFSLHNLQEIDLKDNNLKTIEEIISFQHLHRLVCLKLWYNQIAYIPIQIGTLTNMERLYLNRNKIEKIPSQLFFCRKLRFLDLSHNNLTGIHADVGFLQNLQYFAVTANRIETLPPELFKCKKLRTLNLGNNCLQTLPSRFGELTGLTQLELRGNRLECLPVELGECRLLKKSSLVVEEDLFNTLPPEVKEQLWRADKEQA; from the exons ATGATTCCCATCACAGAGCTCCGGTACTTTGCTGACACCCAGCCGGCGTACCGCATCCTGAAGCCATGGTGGGACGTTTTCACCGACTACATCTCCATCGTCATGCTGATGATCGCGGTGTTCGGTGGCACGCTGCAGGTCACGCAGGACAAGATGATCTGCCTGCCTTGCAAGTGGGTGGTCAACAAGTCCTGCGAGACCATGCCCGTCCCGAATGCGAGCGCCGCCTACGCGTCGGAGCCCAAGGGCATCCAGTACGACCTCGACCGCCATCAGTATAACTACGTCGACGCCGTCTGCTACGAGAACAAACTGCACTGGTTTGCCAAATATTTCCCCTACCTGGTGCTACTCCACACCCTCATCTTTTTGGCCTGCAGCAACTTCTGGTTCAAGTTCCCCCGCACAAGCTCCAAACTGGAGCACTTTGTCTCCATCCTCCTCAAGTGCTTTGACTCCCCGTGGACAACAAGGGCTTTGTCCGAGACCGTGGTGGAGGAGAGCGACCCCAAGCCGTTGGGGAAAATGAACGGCTCGATGGACAAGAAGGCCTCGTTTGTGAGCGAGGACGTCGAGGCCAGCGTGCCCATGCTCCAACGAACAAAGTCCAGGATAGAACAAGGAATCATCGATCGCTCAGAAACCGGGGTTCTAGATAAGAAGGAAGGGGAGCAGGCCAAGGCTCTTTTTGAGAAGGTGAAGAAGTTCAGGATCCATGTAGAAGAGGGCGATATAGTGTACCGTCTTTACATCCGTCAGACCATCATCAAAGTAATCAAGTTCATACTGATAATCAGCTACACGGCCTACTACGTACGCTACATCAGGTTCAGCGTGGTGTGCACGGTGAACATTCAGAAACTCACAGGGTACAGCACGTTCTATTGTGCTCACCCGTTAGCAACGCTTTTCAAGATTTTGGCCTGTTTCTACATCAGCCTGGTGGTGGTTTACGGTCTCATCTGCATGTACACTCTTTGTTGGATGGTCAGCCGCTCCCTCAAACGATACTCCTTCGAATCCATCCGCGAGGAGAGCAGCTACAGCGACATCCCGGACTTGAAGAACGATTTCGCCTTCATGCTCCACATGATAGATCAGTACGACCCTCTCTACTCCAAGCGCTTTGCGGTGTTTCTGTCGGAGGTGAGCGAGAACAAGCTGAGGCAGCTGAACCTGAACAACGAGTGGACGCTGGAGAAGCTGAGGCAGCGCATCACCAAGAACTCGCAGGAAAAGCTGGAGCTGCACCTGTTCATGCTCAGTGGGATCCCGGACACGGTGTTTGATCTGGTCGAGCTGGAAGTGCTCAAGCTGGAGCTCATCCCCGACGTAACCATCCCGCCGATCATCGCCCAGCTCTCCAACCTGAGGGAGATGTGGCTCTATCACACGCCAGCTAAAATCGAAGCACCGGCTCTTGCTTTCCTGAGAGAGAACCTGAAGTCTCTCCACATCAAGTTCACGGACATCAAGGAGATCCCGCTGTGGATCTACAGCCTGAAGAACCTCAGCGAGCTGCACCTCACCGGGAACCTGAGTGCCGAGAACAACCGCTACATCGTCATCGACGGGCTTCGGGAGCTCAAAAGGCTCAAAGTGCTGCGTCTGAAAAGCAACCTGACCAAGCTGCCGCAGGTGGTGACGGACGTGGGCGTGCACCTCCAGAAGCTCTCCATCAACAACGAGGGCACCAAGCTGATGGTGCTCAACAGCCTGAAGAAGATGGTCAACCTGACGGAGCTCGAGCTGGTTCGCTGCGACCTTGAACGCATTCCGCACTCCATCTTCAGCTTGCACAACCTGCAGGAGATCGACCTGAAGGACAACAACCTGAAGACGATCGAGGAGATCATCAGCTTCCAGCACCTGCACCGCCTCGTGTGCCTGAAGCTGTGGTACAACCAGATCGCCTACATCCCCATTCAGATCGGGACCCTCACCAACATGGAGAGGCTGTACCTGAACAGGAACAAGATCGAGAAAATCCCCAGTCAGCTTTTCTTCTGCCGCAAGCTGCGCTTCTTAGACCTGAGTCACAACAACCTGACCGGCATCCACGCCGATGTGGGCTTCCTCCAGAACCTGCAGTACTTTGCTGTGACAGCAAACAGG ATCGAGACTTTGCCCCCAGAGCTCTTCAAGTGCAAGAAGCTGCGCACTCTGAATCTGGGAAACAACTGCCTGCAGACGCTGCCGTCACGCTTCGGGGAACTCACCGGGTTGACCCAGCTGGAGCTGAGAGGGAACCGTCTCGAGTGTCTCCCGGTGGAGCTCGGTGAGTGTCGGCTGTTGAAGAAGAGCAGTCtagtggtggaggaggaccTCTTCAACACGCTGCCGCCCGAAGTCAAGGAGCAGCTTTGGAGGGCCGATAAGGAGCAAGCTTGA
- the dolk gene encoding dolichol kinase has product MSLQPAAMLINPALVESSVVFAVLLCVHMALWNQHSWCCIALFIQAFYVQHKWDRLLRSGGAVFQFRPTANSGIVPASMVMPLLGLVLKEKCSASGNVYFERFSMVVTITGMMLALFLSLIALGITRPVPTNTCVIAGVAGSAILYTAKQTLTVSEVIEVLEVLLIFVYLSLIVLYLLPRSFTPGEALLIVGGISFIVNQLIKRSLNLAEVKGDPVNYFLPVIVVGSLLLGVFFALLFCFMESETWVSSLFFHMMTAVLGLGILMPWLSLFIGRHPIMWLLDFITLNDRRLCLLGYWVFLAVVATCVVLHQNYQRQSGSKKHQASTVVRKYFHLIVVATYVPGLVYDRQLLHVASVGCLAFFLFLEYMRYFRIRPLGQLLRQLLTLFLDERDSGPLILTHVYLLIGMSLPIWLFPGPCAPKGILPGAGGLVPYAGVLAVGVGDTVASVFGSTMGEIRWPGTKKTMEGTATSVFAQIIAVAMFLIFDGSINLNSTYSWIVGSITLVAMLEAYTSQIDNLLLPLYLFILLLL; this is encoded by the coding sequence ATGAGTCTCCAACCTGCAGCCATGCTGATCAACCCAGCGCTGGTGGAGTCCTCTGTAGTCTTCGCCGTGTTGCTGTGCGTCCACATGGCGCTCTGGAACCAGCACTCTTGGTGCTGCATAGCCCTCTTCATCCAGGCCTTCTACGTGCAGCACAAATGGGACCGCCTGCTCAGGTCGGGGGGCGCCGTGTTCCAGTTCCGTCCCACGGCGAACAGCGGCATCGTCCCGGCCTCCATGGTGATGCCTCTGCTGGGCTTGGTGCTGAAAGAGAAGTGCTCGGCCTCGGGGAATGTCTACTTTGAGCGCTTCTCCATGGTGGTCACCATCACGGGCATGATGCTGGCTCTGTTCCTCTCGTTGATCGCGCTGGGCATCACCAGGCCTGTGCCCACCAACACTTGCGTGATCGCAGGCGTGGCCGGTAGTGCGATTCTGTACACGGCCAAACAGACGCTGACGGTATCCGAGGTCATCGAGGTCCTGGAGGTTCTGTTGATCTTCGTTTACCTCAGCCTGATTGTGCTCTACCTGCTACCGCGCTCCTTCACGCCCGGAGAGGCGCTCCTCATCGTCGGTGGGATCAGTTTCATCGTCAACCAGCTCATCAAGCGTTCCCTGAACCTGGCGGAGGTCAAAGGTGATCCAGTGAACTACTTCCTGCCGGTCATCGTGGTGGGTTCGCTCTTACTGGGTGTTTTCTTCGCCCTGCTCTTCTGCTTCATGGAGTCCGAGACCTGGGTCTCATCACTTTTCTTCCACATGATGACAGCCGTTCTGGGTCTGGGCATCCTCATGCCGTGGCTCTCCCTGTTCATCGGCCGCCACCCCATCATGTGGCTGTTGGACTTCATCACGTTAAATGACCGGAGACTCTGTCTGCTGGGGTACTGGGTGTTTCTGGCTGTTGTGGCCACTTGTGTTGTGCTACACCAGAACTACCAGCGCCAGTCCGGCTCCAAGAAGCACCAGGCCTCCACTGTGGTCAGAAAGTACTTCCACCTGATCGTGGTGGCCACGTATGTTCCGGGTCTGGTGTACGACAGGCAGCTGCTCCACGTGGCGTCGGTGGGCTGCTTGGCGTTTTTCCTCTTCCTGGAGTACATGCGTTACTTTCGGATCAGGCCGCTGGGTCAGCTCCTCAGACAGCTGCTCACTTTGTTCCTGGATGAGCGGGACTCCGGGCCTCTTATTCTGACCCACGTCTACCTGCTGATCGGCATGTCTCTGCCCATCTGGCTGTTCCCCGGGCCCTGCGCCCCTAAGGGGATTCTACCCGGTGCAGGCGGCCTGGTGCCGTACGCGGGTGTGCTGGCCGTGGGGGTCGGAGACACTGTGGCGTCCGTGTTCGGCAGCACCATGGGGGAGATCCGTTGGCCCGGCACTAAGAAAACCATGGAGGGGACGGCGACATCCGTGTTCGCCCAGATCATCGCCGTGGCCATGTTCCTCATCTTTGACGGGAGCATCAATCTGAACTCCACCTACTCGTGGATTGTTGGCTCCATCACTCTGGTGGCCATGCTGGAAGCCTACACCTCCCAGATAGACAACCTCCTACTCCCACTCTACCTCTTCATCCTGCTGTTGCTTTGA